A region from the Dendropsophus ebraccatus isolate aDenEbr1 chromosome 1, aDenEbr1.pat, whole genome shotgun sequence genome encodes:
- the SCYL2 gene encoding SCY1-like protein 2 isoform X2 translates to MESMLNKLKSTVTKVTADVTSAVMGNPVTREFDVGKHIASGGNGLAWKIFNGTKKSTKQEVAVFVFDKKLIDKYQKYEKDQIIDSLKRGVQQLTRLRHPRLLTVQHPLEESRDCLAFCTEPVFASLANVLGSWDNLPSPLPADIKDHKLYDVETKYGLLQVSEGLSFLHSSVKMIHANLTPENVILNKSGAWKIMGFDFCNPAVNPSEQEIKYVCKEWDPNLPALCLPNPEYLAPEYILSVSCDPASDMYSLGVIIHAVYNKGKTIFEVNKQDIYKSFSRQLDQLSHLNPNVLVNIPEEVQEHVKLLLNVTPAVRPDADQMTKIPFFDDVGAVTLQYFDSLFQRDNLQKSQFFKGLPKVLPKLPKRVVIQRILPALTSEFVNPDMVPFVLPNVLLIAEECTKEEYAKLILPDLGPVFRQQEPIQILLIFLQKMDLLLTKTPPDEIKNSVLPMVYRALEAPSIQIQELCLNIIPTFANLIDYPSMKNSLIPRIKSACLQTSSLAVRVNSLVCLGKILEYLDKWFVLDEILPFLQQIPSREPAVLMGILGIYKCTFTHKKLGVTKEQLAGKVLPHLIPLSIDNNLNLNQFNSFMAVIKEMLNKLESEHKTKLEQLHIMQEQQKSLDISNQLNLSGEQASKTDKVFDMNQDFLTGSIEKQENGHVPKQKSKVSLTLEEKQRLAKEQEQVQKMKSQQPLTPSTMTPSAPVKQTKDLTMTLMENMSSLNSFSSVGTKPTVAGFSPAGSMPGSIGYQAPIDNMSLNRNLQNGLNPMTGFQPSSFSMGPMNPNQNFFNAPAPMAVNRMPALSTPPTMQNFNTLSSPPGMLQQKTFSKPAPDMQSLDSLFGQQKPKVSMNQMSQQKQNTWVNQFVTPQAPQTMGGNITQPGMAGQSGFGVQSNPFFNPPNLTQPANTMKSSSSASNDLKDLFG, encoded by the exons ATGGAGTCCATGCTAAATAAGCTTAAGAGCACAGTCACAAAGGTGACTGCTGATGTTACCAGCGCTGTAATGGGAAACCCTGTCACAAGGGAATTTGATGTAGGAAAACATATAGCCAGTGGCGGCAATGGACTTGCTTGGAAAATCTTCAATGGGACAAAGAAATCTACAAAACAG GAAGTTGCTGTTTTTGTCTTTGACAAAAAGTTGATTGACAAATATCAAAAGTATGAGAAGGATCAAATTATAGATTCCCTGAAACGGGGTGTTCAGCAGTTAACAAGGCTCCGGCATCCACGGCTACTTACCGTACAGCATCCACTTGAAGAGTCAAG GGATTGTCTTGCATTTTGCACAGAACCTGTGTTTGCTAGCTTAGCTAATGTTCTTGGAAGCTGGGACAATCTTCCATCCCCTCTCCCTGCAGATATAAAAGATCATAAACTGTATGATGTAGAAACAAAGTATGGCCTCCTGCAG GTCTCTGAAGgcttgtcatttttacatagcagCGTCAAGATGATCCATGCAAATCTCACGCCAGAGAACGTTATTTTAAACAAAAGTGGTGCATGGAAAATTATGGGTTTTGACTTCTGCAATCCAGCAGTGAACCCATCAGAACAAGAG ATAAAATATGTGTGTAAAGAATGGGATCCGAACTTACCTGCGCTGTGTTTGCCTAATCCAGAATACCTGGCACCAGAGTATATTTTGTCAGTAAGCTGTGACCCTGCCAGCGACATGTACTCGCTTGGTGTAATCATACATGCCGTGTATAACAAAGGAAAGACTATCTTTGAAGTTAACAAACAAGACATTTACAAAAGCTTTAGCAGACAGTTGGATCAG TTAAGTCATCTAAACCCTAATGTCCTTGTAAACATCCCTGAAGAAGTCCAGGAACACGTAAAGCTACTTCTCAATGTTACTCCAGCAGTGAGACCGGATGCAGATCAGATGACAAAG ATTCCATTTTTTGATGATGTTGGTGCTGTGACGCTACAATATTTTGATTCCCTTTTTCAACGAGATAATCTCCAGAAATCCCAGTTTTTCAAAGGTTTGCCGAAAGTTCTTCCCAAGCTGCCAAAG CGGGTTGTTATACAAAGAATATTACCAGCACTGACTTCAGAGTTTGTCAACCCAGATATGGTGCCATTTGTGTTGCCCAATGTCTTGCTGATAGCAGAGGAGTGCACCAAGGAGGAGTATGCAAAACTCATCCTGCCAGACCTAGGGCCTGTTTTTCGGCAACAAGAACCTATTCAG ATACTTCtaatatttctgcaaaaaatggatCTTCTTCTGACTAAAACCCCTCCAGATGAAATCAAAAACAGTGTATTACCCATGGTGTACAGGGCCCTGGAGGCACCGTCTATACAGATTCAG GAGCTGTGTCTAAACATAATCCCTACATTTGCAAACCTaatagattacccatccatgaaAAATTCATTGATACCAAGAATTAAATCTGCTTGTTTACAGACATCTTCACTTGCA GTGAGAGTTAATTCCTTAGTGTGCTTAGGAAAGATTTTGGAATACCTGGATAAGTGGTTTGTTCTTGATGAAATTCTCCCTTTTTTGCAACAAATTCCATCCAGAGAGCCAGCAGTTTTAATGGGGATATTAG GAATATACAAGTGTACCTTTACACATAAGAAGCTTGGTGTTACCAAAGAGCAGCTAGCTGGAAAAGTGTTGcctcatttaattcctctcagcatTGACAACAACCTAAATCTCAACCAG TTTAACTCATTCATGGCTGTGATTAAAGAAATGCTGAATAAGTTGGAGTCAGAGCATAAAACCAAGCTTGAACAGCTACATATTATGCAAGAGCAGCAGAA GTCTTTGGATATATCAAATCAGCTGAACTTATCTGGAGAACAAGCTAGTAAG ACAGATAAAGTATTTGACATGAACCAAGATTTTCTGACTGGTTCAATTGAGAAACAAGAAAATGGACATGTGCCAAAGCAGAAAAGCAAG GTATCACTTACACTTGAAGAGAAGCAAAGGCTTGCAAAAGAACAGGAACAAGTACAAAAGATGAAAAGTCAGCAACCGCTAACACCTAGCACAATGACTCCTTCGGCGCCTGTGAAACAA ACAAAGGATCTGACTATGACACTCATGGAAAATATGTCATCTCTGAACAGTTTCTCAAGTGTGGGTACGAAACCAACAGTGGCAGGGTTTTCTCCGGCCGGTAGCATGCCAGGAAGCATTGGATACCAAGCACCAATTGACAATATGTCTTTAAACAGAAACCTACAAAATGGGCTTAACCCTATGACTGGGTTCCAGCCCTCTAGCTTCAGTATGGGGCCAATGAATCCCAATCAAAATTTCTTTAATGCACCAGCTCCCATGGCAGTGAACAGGATGCCAGCATTGTCCACTCCTCCTACAATGCAGAACTTCAATACTCTTAGCAGCCCTCCTGGCATGTTGCAGCAGAAAACATTCAGCAAGCCTGCCCCAGATATGCAATCTTTAGACAGTTTGTTTGGTCAACAAAAACCTAAAGTGAGTATGAACCAAATGTCTCAGCAAAAACAAAATACCTGGGTCAATCAGTTTGTAACACCTCAAGCTCCTCAGACCATGGGTGGCAACATAACGCAACCAGGCATGGCTGGACAGTCTGGATTTGGAGTACAGTCCAATCCGTTTTTCAATCCACCAAACCTCACACAGCCTGCAAACACAATGAAGAGTAGCAGTTCTGCTAGCAACGATTTAAAAGACCTTTTTGGTTAA
- the SCYL2 gene encoding SCY1-like protein 2 isoform X1 yields the protein MESMLNKLKSTVTKVTADVTSAVMGNPVTREFDVGKHIASGGNGLAWKIFNGTKKSTKQEVAVFVFDKKLIDKYQKYEKDQIIDSLKRGVQQLTRLRHPRLLTVQHPLEESRDCLAFCTEPVFASLANVLGSWDNLPSPLPADIKDHKLYDVETKYGLLQVSEGLSFLHSSVKMIHANLTPENVILNKSGAWKIMGFDFCNPAVNPSEQEIKYVCKEWDPNLPALCLPNPEYLAPEYILSVSCDPASDMYSLGVIIHAVYNKGKTIFEVNKQDIYKSFSRQLDQLSHLNPNVLVNIPEEVQEHVKLLLNVTPAVRPDADQMTKIPFFDDVGAVTLQYFDSLFQRDNLQKSQFFKGLPKVLPKLPKRVVIQRILPALTSEFVNPDMVPFVLPNVLLIAEECTKEEYAKLILPDLGPVFRQQEPIQILLIFLQKMDLLLTKTPPDEIKNSVLPMVYRALEAPSIQIQELCLNIIPTFANLIDYPSMKNSLIPRIKSACLQTSSLAVRVNSLVCLGKILEYLDKWFVLDEILPFLQQIPSREPAVLMGILGIYKCTFTHKKLGVTKEQLAGKVLPHLIPLSIDNNLNLNQFNSFMAVIKEMLNKLESEHKTKLEQLHIMQEQQKSLDISNQLNLSGEQASKVNNQTDKVFDMNQDFLTGSIEKQENGHVPKQKSKVSLTLEEKQRLAKEQEQVQKMKSQQPLTPSTMTPSAPVKQTKDLTMTLMENMSSLNSFSSVGTKPTVAGFSPAGSMPGSIGYQAPIDNMSLNRNLQNGLNPMTGFQPSSFSMGPMNPNQNFFNAPAPMAVNRMPALSTPPTMQNFNTLSSPPGMLQQKTFSKPAPDMQSLDSLFGQQKPKVSMNQMSQQKQNTWVNQFVTPQAPQTMGGNITQPGMAGQSGFGVQSNPFFNPPNLTQPANTMKSSSSASNDLKDLFG from the exons ATGGAGTCCATGCTAAATAAGCTTAAGAGCACAGTCACAAAGGTGACTGCTGATGTTACCAGCGCTGTAATGGGAAACCCTGTCACAAGGGAATTTGATGTAGGAAAACATATAGCCAGTGGCGGCAATGGACTTGCTTGGAAAATCTTCAATGGGACAAAGAAATCTACAAAACAG GAAGTTGCTGTTTTTGTCTTTGACAAAAAGTTGATTGACAAATATCAAAAGTATGAGAAGGATCAAATTATAGATTCCCTGAAACGGGGTGTTCAGCAGTTAACAAGGCTCCGGCATCCACGGCTACTTACCGTACAGCATCCACTTGAAGAGTCAAG GGATTGTCTTGCATTTTGCACAGAACCTGTGTTTGCTAGCTTAGCTAATGTTCTTGGAAGCTGGGACAATCTTCCATCCCCTCTCCCTGCAGATATAAAAGATCATAAACTGTATGATGTAGAAACAAAGTATGGCCTCCTGCAG GTCTCTGAAGgcttgtcatttttacatagcagCGTCAAGATGATCCATGCAAATCTCACGCCAGAGAACGTTATTTTAAACAAAAGTGGTGCATGGAAAATTATGGGTTTTGACTTCTGCAATCCAGCAGTGAACCCATCAGAACAAGAG ATAAAATATGTGTGTAAAGAATGGGATCCGAACTTACCTGCGCTGTGTTTGCCTAATCCAGAATACCTGGCACCAGAGTATATTTTGTCAGTAAGCTGTGACCCTGCCAGCGACATGTACTCGCTTGGTGTAATCATACATGCCGTGTATAACAAAGGAAAGACTATCTTTGAAGTTAACAAACAAGACATTTACAAAAGCTTTAGCAGACAGTTGGATCAG TTAAGTCATCTAAACCCTAATGTCCTTGTAAACATCCCTGAAGAAGTCCAGGAACACGTAAAGCTACTTCTCAATGTTACTCCAGCAGTGAGACCGGATGCAGATCAGATGACAAAG ATTCCATTTTTTGATGATGTTGGTGCTGTGACGCTACAATATTTTGATTCCCTTTTTCAACGAGATAATCTCCAGAAATCCCAGTTTTTCAAAGGTTTGCCGAAAGTTCTTCCCAAGCTGCCAAAG CGGGTTGTTATACAAAGAATATTACCAGCACTGACTTCAGAGTTTGTCAACCCAGATATGGTGCCATTTGTGTTGCCCAATGTCTTGCTGATAGCAGAGGAGTGCACCAAGGAGGAGTATGCAAAACTCATCCTGCCAGACCTAGGGCCTGTTTTTCGGCAACAAGAACCTATTCAG ATACTTCtaatatttctgcaaaaaatggatCTTCTTCTGACTAAAACCCCTCCAGATGAAATCAAAAACAGTGTATTACCCATGGTGTACAGGGCCCTGGAGGCACCGTCTATACAGATTCAG GAGCTGTGTCTAAACATAATCCCTACATTTGCAAACCTaatagattacccatccatgaaAAATTCATTGATACCAAGAATTAAATCTGCTTGTTTACAGACATCTTCACTTGCA GTGAGAGTTAATTCCTTAGTGTGCTTAGGAAAGATTTTGGAATACCTGGATAAGTGGTTTGTTCTTGATGAAATTCTCCCTTTTTTGCAACAAATTCCATCCAGAGAGCCAGCAGTTTTAATGGGGATATTAG GAATATACAAGTGTACCTTTACACATAAGAAGCTTGGTGTTACCAAAGAGCAGCTAGCTGGAAAAGTGTTGcctcatttaattcctctcagcatTGACAACAACCTAAATCTCAACCAG TTTAACTCATTCATGGCTGTGATTAAAGAAATGCTGAATAAGTTGGAGTCAGAGCATAAAACCAAGCTTGAACAGCTACATATTATGCAAGAGCAGCAGAA GTCTTTGGATATATCAAATCAGCTGAACTTATCTGGAGAACAAGCTAGTAAGGTAAACAATCAG ACAGATAAAGTATTTGACATGAACCAAGATTTTCTGACTGGTTCAATTGAGAAACAAGAAAATGGACATGTGCCAAAGCAGAAAAGCAAG GTATCACTTACACTTGAAGAGAAGCAAAGGCTTGCAAAAGAACAGGAACAAGTACAAAAGATGAAAAGTCAGCAACCGCTAACACCTAGCACAATGACTCCTTCGGCGCCTGTGAAACAA ACAAAGGATCTGACTATGACACTCATGGAAAATATGTCATCTCTGAACAGTTTCTCAAGTGTGGGTACGAAACCAACAGTGGCAGGGTTTTCTCCGGCCGGTAGCATGCCAGGAAGCATTGGATACCAAGCACCAATTGACAATATGTCTTTAAACAGAAACCTACAAAATGGGCTTAACCCTATGACTGGGTTCCAGCCCTCTAGCTTCAGTATGGGGCCAATGAATCCCAATCAAAATTTCTTTAATGCACCAGCTCCCATGGCAGTGAACAGGATGCCAGCATTGTCCACTCCTCCTACAATGCAGAACTTCAATACTCTTAGCAGCCCTCCTGGCATGTTGCAGCAGAAAACATTCAGCAAGCCTGCCCCAGATATGCAATCTTTAGACAGTTTGTTTGGTCAACAAAAACCTAAAGTGAGTATGAACCAAATGTCTCAGCAAAAACAAAATACCTGGGTCAATCAGTTTGTAACACCTCAAGCTCCTCAGACCATGGGTGGCAACATAACGCAACCAGGCATGGCTGGACAGTCTGGATTTGGAGTACAGTCCAATCCGTTTTTCAATCCACCAAACCTCACACAGCCTGCAAACACAATGAAGAGTAGCAGTTCTGCTAGCAACGATTTAAAAGACCTTTTTGGTTAA